From one Triticum urartu cultivar G1812 chromosome 3, Tu2.1, whole genome shotgun sequence genomic stretch:
- the LOC125545604 gene encoding LOW QUALITY PROTEIN: chromodomain-helicase-DNA-binding protein 3-like (The sequence of the model RefSeq protein was modified relative to this genomic sequence to represent the inferred CDS: inserted 3 bases in 2 codons; substituted 1 base at 1 genomic stop codon), with translation MRGGRRGTGKVRRGGGAAAARPPPDERAADVQVIELSDDEVKSATQTKPPEVSAKNLGRLRKRTAAGGAATSELHEDEVQAADVMPSNGEGGQLSPPCRRSKRLQRERTEKQELSSRESQHDVFVNSEDESKMLVRRRRPNHLRKRFTSEYFSGEWNEDKYISRSSSDDDDDHLPPQRRSKRLWHRMGTSKDAYNGDSDSDTVDNHRKAIPCRRMSKRLQQKQKADHVSDENCTKASLCMLPTSKSSGSDDELLRSTVKLCKSASSGPTCSICKSGAGSCLLIQCQNTSCSRSFHTFCLSPLMQDSRGTLECPLCKIDQASLAKGTEVYALKKVQTLVGCRRVILQESDFQYQMLVKWQSLSHHHDCWVPLDWLRVFEPQRARTYISKNTLPKEAYSEDQRKPEWLEVDRAIACRRKFGYDGLCDVLASFDNNEDFEGHEFLVKWKGLDYCDATWESYFTEGVPSAVSMLVQRHKNTVRSPMNIDVMVPENVLYNYQVQGLQWILDNFKSRRSVILADEMGLGKTVQVVCFLNRIIKGSLTTSPALVIVPKSILLQWEKEFDRWAHDLSIVVYQGDKDSRKCIQAHELYSSXRKTLFDALVTSYEIVQIDKAVLKKIKWSTIVIDEAHRLKTLDCNLASCLLKYSSDFRLLLTGPFQNNVLELFSLLHYIDPNEFSDPKDDLLFSPIESERGLTIDEKIARIPEILKPRMLRRLKADVLKDSMPTKKWVEVPCALTDSQRDLYINILEKNYSKLNSAIQDGRKRSLNNVLMELRKCCNHPYLFTGSDVKQHAGEDVLQSLVSASGKLQLLQKLLPKLKERGNRVLIFSQMTKMLDILEDFLSFLGYTYARIDGXTALSERQESIKEYNNTESETFIFLMSTRAGGIGIDLPGADRVIIYDPDFNPFMDLQAQSRAHRIGQTRPVVVYQLITKCSVEAKILQKSKQKLAIENILMNSSKKPPSADELKSILLHGAKIIQDKKEIKAVSIHYDDEAIENLLKLDPSSDEMCTSECNGYLGGIESFPHGSEDVVPPSPKVDDLKVFKPATPKVDLGRGRRQRNLVKYFEETDNEDSDDMYAPEASSESSSSSSDDETDEEIPEVARARTEVDMEAETVSVVKPEVAPVPAPXFLRVRVRQLFLR, from the exons atgagaggggggaggcgcgggACGGGGAAAGtgcggcggggaggcggcgccgccgccgctcggCCGCCGCCGGACGAGCGCGCCGCCGACGTCCAGGTCATCGAACTCAGCGATG ATGAGGTGAAGTCAGCAACGCAGACAAAACCACCGGAAG TTTCCGCAAAGAACCTCGGGCGTCTCAGGAAGCGAACAGCCGCCGGTGGTGCTGCAACTTCTGAGTTGCATGAGGACGAGGTGCAGGCTGCTGATGTCATGCCGAGCAATGGTGAAG GTGGGCAACTGTCGCCTCCATGTAGAAGGTCCAAACGCCTACAGAGAGAACGAACTGAAAAGCAAGAATTGAGTAGCAGGGAGAGTCAGCATGATGTATTTGTGAACAGTGAGGATG AGTCCAAAATGTTGGTTCGACGAAGGAGGCCAAACCACCTCAGAAAGAGATTTACATCCGAGTATTTCAGTGGTGAATGGAATGAAGACAAATATATATCGCGGAGCAGCTCTGATGATG ATGATGATCACTTGCCCCCCCAGCGAAGGTCAAAGCGTCTTTGGCACAGAATGGGAACTAGCAAAGATGCATACAACGGCGATTCTGATAGTGACACTGTAGATA ATCATAGGAAGGCAATTCCATGCAGAAGAATGTCAAAGCGCCTACAGCAGAAACAGAAGGCTGATCATGTTTCAGAT GAGAATTGCACTAAAGCTTCTCTGTGCATGTTGCCAACGTCTAAATCTTCAGGATCAG ATGATGAGCTATTGCGTAGCACTGTAAAACTTTGCAAAAGCGCTTCTAGTGGACCTACTTGCTCAATATGTAAG AGTGGAGCCGGCAGCTGTCTTCTGATCCAGTGCCAGAACACAAGCTGTTCTCGTAGCTTCCACACCTTCTGTCTTAGTCCTCTGATGCAGGATAGTAGAGGCACTTTGGAATGTCCTCTCTGCAAAATCGACCAAGCATCCTTGGCTAAGGGGACGGAAGTATATGCCTTAAAAAAGGTCCAAACACTTGTTGGTTGCAGACGGGTAATTCTTCAGGAGTCAGATTTCCAGTATCAAATGCTCGTGAAATGGCAATCACTTTCTCATCATCACGACTGCTGG GTTCCACTTGATTGGCTTCGTGTTTTTGAGCCTCAACGAGCACGAACCTACATAAGCAAGAATAC CTTACCTAAAGAGGCATACTCGGAGGATCAAAGGAAACCTGAATGGCTTGAAGTAGATCGTGCCATTGCATGCCGCCGGAAGTTTGGTTATGATGGTTTATGTGACGTCCTGGCTAGTTTTGATAATAATGAAGATTTTGAGGGACACGAGTTCCTCGTGAAATGGAAAGGACTTGACTATTGTGATGCCACATGGGAGTCGTATTTCACGGAAGGCGTGCCATCAGCTGTTTCTATGCTTGTCCAAAGGCATAAAAATACTGTACGAAGCCCGATGAACATTGATGTGATGGTCCCAGAAAATGTACTATACAATTACCAGGTTCAGGGGTTACAATGGATTCTTGACAATTTCAAATCTAGGAGGAGCGTTATTCTTGCTG ATGAAATGGGTCTTGGCAAAACTGTCCAAGTTGTTTGCTTTCTCAACCGCATAATCAAAGGAAGTCTGACCACATCTCCTGCATTGGTCATTGTTCCCAAGAGCATCCTACTGCAATGGGAAAAG GAATTTGATCGCTGGGCACATGATCTTAGTATTGTTGTTTACCAAGGAGATAAGGACTCCAGAAAGTGTATTCAAGCTCATGAACTGTACTCTT AAAGGAAGACTCTGTTTGATGCTCTAGTGACAAGTTATGAGATTGTCCAAATTGATAAAGCAGTTCTAAAAAAGATTAAGTGGTCAACGATTGTCA TTGATGAGGCTCACAGATTGAAGACGCTTGATTGTAATCTTGCATCCTGCCTATTGAAATATAGCTCAGATTTCCGGTTGCTACTTACA GGACCATTCCAAAATAACGTCCTGGAGTTGTTTTCATTGCTTCATTATATTGATCCAAATGAGTTCTCTGACCCAAAGGATGATCTGTTGTTCTCACCAATTGAATCTGAGCGTGGTCTGACAATAGATGAAAAAATCGCCCGCATTCCTGAGATTTTAAAGCCTAG GATGTTGAGGAGATTGAAAGCTGATGTGCTAAAAGATTCTATGCCAACAAAGAAGTGGGTAGAAGTTCCGTGTGCACTTACAGATTCTCAGAGAGATCTTTACATTAATATTCTAGAGAAGAACTACTCAAAGTTGAACAGTGCTATTCAGGATG GTAGGAAGCGTTCTCTGAACAACGTACTAATGGAACTGCGAAAATGCTGCAATCATCCG TATTTGTTTACAGGATCGGATGTTAAACAACATGCAGGAGAAGATGTTCTCCAATCACTAGTTTCTGCATCAGGGAAACTTCAACTCTTACAGAAG TTGCTCCCAAAATTGAAAGAGAGAGGGAACCGTGTATTGATTTTCTCCCAGATGACGAAGATGCTTGATATTCTTGAGGACTTCCTTTCTTTCCTGGGATACACATATGCACG CATTGATGGATAGACAGCACTCTCTGAGAGGCAGGAGAGCATAAAAGAATACAACAACACTGAAAGTGAAACATTTATTTTCTTGATGTCAACTCGTGCTGGTGGTATAGGTATTGACCTG CCTGGTGCTGATAGAGTAATTATATATG ATCCAGACttcaatccatttatggacttgCAAGCACAGTCCAGGGCTCACCGGATTGGCCAGACCCGACCGGTGGTTGTTTACCAGCTTATTACAAAATGTTCTGTTGAAGCGAAGATATTGCAGAAGTCTAAGCAGAAGTTGGccattgaaaatattttaatgAACTCTTCCAAGAAGCCGCCAAGTGCAGATGAGCTGAAGTCCATTCTACTACATGGAGCCAAGATAATTCAGGACAAAAAGGAGATTAAAGCTGTATCAATCCATTATGACGACGAGGCCATTGAGAATCTCCTCAAGCTAGATCCTTCGAGCGATGAGATGTGCACTTCAGAGTGCAACGGCTATCTTGGCGGCATCGAGAGCTTTCCTCATGGTTCCGAGGACGTAGTACCTCCCTCCCCCAAGGTTGACGATTTAAAAGTATTCAAGCCTGCCACTCCCAAGGTGGATCTTGGCCGCGGGAGAAGGCAGAGGAACCTCGTGAAGTATTTCGAGGAGACGGACAATGAAGACAGTGATGACATGTACGCTCCAGAGGCTTCCTCCGAGTCCAGTAGCTCTTCCTCTGATGATGAAACAGATGAAGAAATTCCTGAAGTAGCACGCGCTAGAACTGAAGTAGACATGGAAGCTGAAACAGTGAGCGTTGTGAAGCCAGAAGTAGCTCCCGTTCCAGCCCC CTTCCTCAGAGTCAGAGTCCGGCAGCTCTTCCTCAGATGA
- the LOC125545603 gene encoding probable membrane-associated 30 kDa protein, chloroplastic has product MEIRAPPTSLRLATPPATASFRPAALRTSFLNGSVSLRAVQVRQSNVNRFKCNAIRSNLFDRLTRVVRSYANAILSSFEDPEKILDQAVLEMNDDLIKMRQATAQVLASQKRLENKYKAAEQADADWYRRAQLALQKGEEELAREALKRRKSYAENASSLKAQLDQQKSVVDNLVSNTRLLESKIAEAKQKKDTLKARAQSAKTATKVSEMLGNVNTSSALSAFEKMEEKVMTMESQAEALGQLGADDLEGKFAMLETTSVDDDLAQMRKELSGSSLKGELPPGRTTGSKSGSPFKDIEIEKELSELRKKAKEY; this is encoded by the exons ATGGAGATCAGGGCCCCGCCGACGAGCCTCAGGCTCGCGACGCCGCCCGCCACCGCAAGCTTCCGCCCGGCCGCCCTCCGGACCTCCTTCCTCAACGGCAGCG TTTCTCTTCGAGCTGTGCAAGTACGCCAATCAAATGTCAACAGATTTAAGTGCAACGCCATACGGAGTAACCTCTTTGATAGACTAACTAGGGTTGTCAGG TCCTATGCAAATGCaattctgagttcatttgaagaCCCTGAGAAGATCCTAGATCAAGCGGTCTTGGAGATGAATGATGATTTAATAAAGATGCGGCAAGCCACTGCACAG GTCTTGGCATCTCAAAAGCGGCTCGAGAACAAGTACAAAGCTGCCGAACAAGCTGATGCTGATTG GTACCGGAGGGCTCAACTTGCTCTTCAAAAGGGCGAAGAGGAACTTGCTCGTGAAGCCCTTAAACGGCGTAAATCATATGCT GAAAACGCAAGCTCCTTAAAGGCCCAGCTTGATCAGCAGAAGAGTGTCGTTGACAATCTTGTTTCAAATACCAGG CTTCTTGAGAGCAAGATAGCAGAGGCCAAGCAGAAAAAGGATACCCTAAAAGCCCGTGCTCAATCAGCGAA GACCGCAACAAAAGTGAGTGAAATGCTGGGGAATGTAAATACAAGTAGTGCCCTATCAGCATTTGAGAAGATGGAGGAGAAAG TTATGACTATGGAATCCCAAGCTGAGGCACTTGGTCAATTAGGAGCTGATGATCTAGAAGGAAAG TTTGCGATGCTCGAGACTACATCGGTGGATGATGATCTTGCACAAATGCGAAAAGAACTGTCCGGGAGCTCTTTG AAAGGCGAACTTCCTCCAGGTAGAACCACGGGCAGCAAATCAGGCAGCCCTTTCAAAGACATTGAGATTGAGAAGGAGCTAAGTGAGCTGCGGAAGAAGGCCAAAGAGTACTAG
- the LOC125548940 gene encoding galactose mutarotase-like, with amino-acid sequence MAAMSMKTTMALAPLLCLAVAASLGGVEARKHPGKETLGYYELRRGEFSMVVTNWGATILSVRLPDKNGRIDDVVLGYKTIGGYVNDTTYFGALVGRVANRIAGGRFTIKNHPYHTYTNDGNNTLHGGHRGFNQVFWSVRERATGAFPYITFYYRSGDGEEGFPGALDVLVTYKIDGDYSYSVTMYARPVDKPTPVNLAQHTYWNLRGHGRGTVLDHSVQIFASAVTPVGGDLIPTGAVTPVAGTPFDFRAPAAPGARIAEVEGGYDINYVLDGRDADGQGVRKVAVVSEATSGRVMELWGDQPGVQFYTGNFLKGDEGKGGAVYEKHGGLCLETQDFPDAVHNPKFPTEIYRAGQVYKHYMLYKFSIAGK; translated from the exons ATGGCGGCGATGAGCATGAAGACGACGATGGCGTTAGCGCCGCTCTTGTGCCTGGCCGTGGCCGCGTCGCTGGGCGGCGTGGAGGCGAGGAAGCACCCGGGGAAGGAGACCCTGGGGTACTACGAGCTGCGCCGGGGCGAGTTCTCCATGGTCGTCACCAACTGGGGCGCCACCATCCTCTCCGTCAGGCTCCCCGACAAGAATG GGCGCATCGACGACGTCGTTCTTGGGTACAAGACCATCGGAGGTTACGTG AATGACACCACCTACTTCGGCGCGCTGGTGGGGCGGGTGGCGAACCGGATCGCCGGCGGGCGGTTCACGATCAAGAACCACCCCTACCACACCTACACCAACGACGGCAACAACACGCTCCACGGCGGCCACCGCGGCTTCAACCAGGTGTTCTGGTCGGTGCGGGAGCGGGCCACCGGCGCCTTCCCCTACATCACCTTCTACTACCGCAGCGGCGACGGCGAGGAGGGCTTCCCGGGCGCGCTGGACGTGCTCGTCACCTACAAGATCGACGGCGACTACTCGTACAGCGTCACCATGTACGCCCGGCCGGTCGACAAGCCGACGCCCGTGAACCTGGCGCAGCACACGTACTGGAACCTGCGCGGGCACGGGCGGGGCACCGTCCTCGACCACTCCGTCCAGATCTTCGCGTCCGCCGTCACCCCCGTCGGCGGCGACCTCATCCCCACGGGCGCCGTGACGCCCGTCGCCGGCACGCCCTTCGACTTCCGCGCCCCGGCGGCGCCCGGCGCGCGCATCGCGGAGGTGGAGGGGGGCTACGACATCAACTACGTGCTGGACGGGCGCGACGCGGACGGGCAGGGGGTGCGCAAGGTGGCGGTGGTGAGCGAGGCCACGTCCGGGCGGGTGATGGAGCTGTGGGGCGACCAGCCCGGCGTGCAGTTCTACACGGGAAACTTCCTCAAGGGCGACGAGGGCAAGGGCGGCGCCGTGTACGAGAAGCACGGCGGGCTgtgcctggagacgcaggactTCCCCGACGCCGTGCACAACCCCAAGTTCCCCACCGAGATCTACCGCGCGGGCCAGGTGTACAAGCACTACATGCTCTACAAGTTCTCGATCGCCGGCAAGTAG